One Citricoccus sp. K5 DNA window includes the following coding sequences:
- a CDS encoding 4a-hydroxytetrahydrobiopterin dehydratase, translated as MSDPKQKLTPSEISDAGLTGWHQVEETLTARFATKRFTTGLEFVNRIGASAEDADHHPDLTLTYPEVAVTLSSHDVGGITSRDIDLARIISDHAAELGVSPRDGNRS; from the coding sequence ATGAGTGATCCGAAGCAGAAACTGACCCCGTCCGAGATCTCCGACGCCGGCCTCACCGGCTGGCACCAGGTGGAGGAGACCCTCACGGCGCGGTTCGCCACCAAGAGATTCACCACCGGCCTGGAATTCGTGAACCGCATCGGTGCCTCCGCTGAGGACGCCGACCACCATCCGGACCTGACCCTCACCTATCCCGAGGTGGCCGTGACGCTGTCCAGCCACGACGTCGGCGGCATCACCAGCCGGGACATCGACCTCGCGCGCATCATCAGCGATCATGCCGCGGAGCTGGGCGTCAGCCCTCGTGACGGAAACCGATCTTGA
- a CDS encoding 1-acyl-sn-glycerol-3-phosphate acyltransferase: protein MLQRLTARAFWTFSRWKLVSEPAPDRPTVLIGAPHTSNWDFAFMLAIAWQLGIEVRWLGKKSLFHGWRGPVMRRLGGIPVDRADPGRVVSEMVERVRSGEVFGLVVTPDGTRGAHSYWKSGFYRIALETGMPVTLGFVDRSTKTTGLGPSFELSGDISTDMNRIHAFYADKAGFRPGLRVEPRLREEDETA, encoded by the coding sequence ATGCTCCAACGCCTCACCGCCCGTGCTTTCTGGACGTTCAGCCGCTGGAAGCTGGTCTCCGAGCCCGCGCCAGACCGCCCCACCGTACTCATCGGCGCGCCGCACACCTCCAACTGGGACTTCGCGTTCATGCTCGCCATCGCCTGGCAGCTGGGCATCGAGGTGCGCTGGCTTGGGAAGAAGAGCCTGTTCCACGGCTGGCGCGGACCGGTCATGCGCCGCCTCGGGGGCATCCCCGTGGACCGTGCTGATCCCGGCCGCGTCGTCTCCGAGATGGTCGAACGGGTGCGGTCCGGCGAGGTCTTCGGTCTGGTGGTCACCCCCGACGGGACCCGCGGGGCGCACTCGTACTGGAAGTCAGGTTTCTACCGCATTGCCCTCGAGACAGGCATGCCGGTGACCCTCGGCTTCGTCGATCGTTCCACCAAGACCACCGGCCTGGGGCCGAGCTTCGAGCTGAGCGGGGACATCAGTACCGATATGAACCGCATCCACGCCTTCTACGCGGACAAGGCCGGCTTCCGCCCCGGGCTGCGCGTTGAACCGCGGTTGCGCGAGGAGGACGAGACCGCCTGA
- a CDS encoding dodecin: MANNVYNVTELVGTSPDGIDAAVTNAVTEAGKTLRNLDWFEVQSVRGHLTDGKVADWQVTVKIGFRHEG; encoded by the coding sequence ATGGCCAACAACGTGTACAACGTGACCGAGCTCGTCGGCACCTCACCTGACGGCATTGACGCCGCCGTCACCAATGCCGTCACGGAGGCTGGCAAGACCCTCCGGAACCTCGATTGGTTCGAGGTCCAGTCAGTGCGCGGTCACCTGACGGACGGCAAAGTCGCTGACTGGCAGGTCACCGTCAAGATCGGTTTCCGTCACGAGGGCTGA
- the arfB gene encoding alternative ribosome rescue aminoacyl-tRNA hydrolase ArfB — protein sequence MDDLLIPPGPGAPRGLTVPAGELLEQFSHASGPGGQGVNTTDSRVQLSLDLTTTTALSDVQRERALDRLAGKLTGTVLTISAAEHRSQRRNRTAARQRLAALLREALVPAIARKPTRPTRGSQRRRIEAKRQRAETKRHRRRPERD from the coding sequence GTGGACGACCTGCTCATACCTCCGGGGCCCGGCGCTCCCCGCGGCCTCACCGTGCCGGCGGGAGAGCTGCTCGAGCAGTTCTCCCATGCCTCCGGACCCGGCGGCCAGGGCGTCAACACCACCGACTCCCGGGTGCAACTCAGCCTGGACCTGACCACGACGACGGCCCTGAGCGACGTCCAGCGCGAACGTGCCCTCGACCGGCTCGCCGGGAAGCTCACGGGCACCGTCCTCACCATCAGCGCGGCGGAACACCGGTCGCAGCGGCGCAACCGCACGGCAGCACGGCAACGCCTCGCGGCCCTGCTGCGCGAGGCGCTGGTGCCGGCGATCGCACGGAAACCCACCCGGCCCACTCGAGGCTCGCAACGGCGCCGGATAGAGGCCAAACGTCAGCGCGCCGAGACCAAGCGCCATCGCAGGCGCCCCGAGCGAGACTGA